The following are encoded together in the Lactuca sativa cultivar Salinas chromosome 1, Lsat_Salinas_v11, whole genome shotgun sequence genome:
- the LOC111919186 gene encoding pollen-specific leucine-rich repeat extensin-like protein 2 has product MADSLLSSIATFHTTKIIVTDPMKFSYIASIPETMLGCISATSNLLHQYRKRKAKEGPITKPSKGQTPKKRKSDKAAPSQPQPKKQKKPARKLILQSSSSSNSEYVPPRQKNTRSSDSENECSDEEDSGRGDTPPRSPTPEILVRSFPPSPPPVTIPSSIPPISQTTTSQLFTSKPIPTSIFTDTTSTTTTKPTFTIPNPPVTEPTFTTENPPTTEPPTTSKHLSPTPSTETTPILGGEDFEFDSTYFSPYRVQSQDDDDEPITKHHLKEAATGKNAVTVTSSVETLQHTLQSECSKVEAARLAIQQANDVFHANVNECLSQLQADLAMENGVMDELARRTNQLKLQTHKL; this is encoded by the exons ATGGCGGATTCCTTGCTTTCCTCCATCGCCACCTTTCATACGACGAAGATCATCGTCACTGACCCCATGAAGTTTTCTTACATCGCCTCAATTCCAGAAACCATGCTTGGTTGTATCTCTGCAACCAGTAACCTACTTCATCAGTACAGGAAGCGTAAGGCT AAGGAGGGTCCTATAACAAAACCATCCAAGGGGCAGACCCCAAAGAAGAGGAAAAGTGATAAAGCTGCTCCTTCTCAACCTCAACCTAAAAAGCAGAAGAAGCCTGCTAGGAAACTTATTCTTCAGTCCTCAAGCAGTTCGAATTCAGAATATGTTCCTCCTAGGCAGAAGAACACTCGATCTTCAGATTCTGAGAACGAATGTTCTGATGAAGAAGATTCGGGACGAGGTGATACTCCACCTCGCTCCCCTACTCCAGAAATTCTGGTTCGTTCTTtccctccttcacctccacctgttaCAATTCCTTCTTCTATCCCTCCTATCTCTCAAACAACCACTTCTCAACTCTTCACTTCAAAACCTATTCCCACTTCGATTTTCACAGATACTACCTCTACCACAACTACAAAACCTACCTTCACTATTCCCaacccacctgtaaccgaacctactTTTACAACCGAAAATCCAccaacaaccgaacctcctactACATCTAAACACTTATCCCCCACACCTTCTACAGAAACAACACCAATTTTGGGCGGTGAGGACTTCGAGTTTGACTCTACATACTTCAGTCCTTATCGAGTCCAGAGTCAGGATGATGACGATGAGCCTATCACCAAACATCATCTCAAAGAG GCTGCTACTGGCAAGAATGCTGTTACAGTTACTTCTTCTGTAGAAACTCTTCAACACACTCTTCAGTCTGAATGCTCGAAGGTTGAAGCAGCACGCCTTGCTATTCAACAGGCGAATGACGTGTTCCATGCTAATGTCAACGAATGCTTATCTCAACTACAAGCGGACTTAGCCATGGAAAATGGTGTTATGGATGAGCTTGCCAGACGAACAAATCAGCTTAAATTGCAAACTCATAAGTTGTAA
- the LOC111919183 gene encoding dof zinc finger protein DOF3.1 — protein MASEACEMEKPIVIDHHQEQQQQCQKQQALKCPRCDSSNTKFCYYNNYSLSQPRHFCKACKRYWTRGGTLRNVPVGGGCRKNKRVFKMLPTATTHAPSNSQPVDNNPNPNCKPNFDNHSSFYGFVPQNHNYESFKTVVSGCDFSQSQRSNLGLGFSSMNQSHNSSLFLSSYPSSVFADSTCSSNSVPTMASLLISGFQQPQRYMEWNNHFEGKNNDDQIEAMASSDPNSLIWNTTSGGGGGGGGGGWFDPTSNIDSSVASLI, from the coding sequence ATGGCTTCCGAAGCTTGTGAAATGGAAAAACCGATAGTTATTGATCATCATCAAGAACAACAGCAGCAGTGCCAGAAGCAACAAGCTTTGAAGTGCCCACGATGCGATTCGTCAAACACTAAGTTTTGCTACTACAACAACTATAGTTTGTCACAACCACGACATTTCTGTAAAGCTTGTAAGAGGTATTGGACTAGAGGTGGCACCTTGAGAAATGTTCCTGTGGGTGGTGGTTGCAGGAAAAACAAGAGAGTGTTCAAGATGCTACCGACAGCGACTACTCATGCTCCTTCCAATTCACAACCAGTTGAcaataaccctaaccctaactgtAAACCTAATTTTGATAACCATTCTTCTTTTTATGGGTTCGTGCCACAAAACCATAATTATGAAAGTTTCAAGACGGTTGTTTCTGGGTGTGATTTTTCTCAATCTCAAAGAAGTAATCTTGGATTAGGGTTCTCTTCTATGAATCAGTCACATAATTCATCGTTATTTCTATCAAGCTACCCGTCGTCGGTGTTTGCTGATTCTACTTGTAGCTCAAATAGTGTTCCTACCATGGCTTCTCTGTTAATTTCAGGCTTCCAGCAACCACAACGATATATGGAATGGAATAACCATTTTGAGGGCAAGAACAACGATGATCAAATCGAAGCTATGGCGTCATCTGATCCAAATTCACTTATATGGAACACCACTagcggtggaggtggtggtggtggtggtggtggatggtTTGATCCTACAAGCAATATTGATTCTTCAGTTGCTTCCTTGATCTAA